From the genome of Niabella agricola, one region includes:
- a CDS encoding DUF5977 domain-containing protein, whose translation MPRRTHSQKTIAATLLLLMLTNVFAPTVSYALTAGPTAPEVTSFEPVDTTDLVNLQTGDFTYNIPLLEVPGPDGGYPLALSYHAGIQPNVEASWVGLGWTLNPGAINRSVNGEPDDWHAVTNNRQDYYEGGTTKSYSAGITIGWGALPVNASVGLTFANDTYDGFGLEGFQTGLDVGYSYDLKGIGKVGARVGISNTQGAHGSLGLTNSKVGVWGELGVATNFKTVDGSVSGGIGFLEASLSTSGDRTVSIAGLNTSPSVRTSQDAPIQTEVKSYGMNIPTPWYFSVSLGYSKMRYWIDRNESISAYGSLYLNDGPEDVNNISYDSYSLLEDNLTAFIRQPDATKHQGGSFPEFDNYNVLAQGISGSIRPYYFQGSLLDMNRLTESGGRSVRFMRTMPTTYNPKFRFEGDFSNTYQQNYPMYGSSIQYNITTGSQPPPFDPNPVFGEPGNPSAGYSPTNGLAASRTVSVNQFIKPSKAAGYDRNARYRSSMIEGFSVTNASGVTYHYALPAYCWGEEITQHKLDESRGVFLNRSSKPGSYAYSWYLTTITGPDFVDRNGNNIADDQDWGYWVNFEYGKWSNNYSWRNPAEGAHKDEDEQWENCSMGKKEVYFLNSIRTRSHVALFEKSIRNDGKSSSPEIFEQFGGTGNNKYKYKNEGVFNFNSTQNLKLDRIYLLNASDAQVVNEASAANNPYYVAQRNNSLYTECELPQNVLDKSDVDAAGRQTIEDKSIRVIDFKYDYSLCKRTANSFDAISGSSVKTGKLTLNKLSFLGKGGHSVLPATSFEYDLPLKIVKGSVINGAYEPQPKVPELGDILVTNDATEQYAGVVVRLEPQPQGNYKYILKGGEVAIDDNKTYKVTKNPPYNKSFYDNWGMFRGYFDPSLGYKNENLARMVDPAAAKCADAWSLRKISTPQGGNISVSYEPDDYGATAFDNSPSFILSNLSDFSFDNNNNQYGSFYCTVQSEGYNLKDFIKEGDRVRFSILTRERQESGGSVVDIPSSDILEGTITGLNFATGTFRMTNVDRQLFVLRSSTVKYIKLVTGNLYTSQNKVKYGGGLRVAKISVGDNSGSIAETKYAYRETGDVMKSSGVTSYEPTIFPIGDWAQINAVTYPRPWGADEDHEKVAYFEQIKQVYKERLYRNIDRLYLIARELPSPGVMYQYVTVTNSVKDNATNTERIVPSKRVYQFEVPRENMVDRQVAAVQESNISVQEDYHLFGDHDPHTFHQRAANIVIKKFTSAIGNLKRVIDYDNTGKKLSETINHYLHDGLENLPASTIFDQYKSRLSNFKYQGYLQERNSQVKMVYTPGYRTDVLSTLSGREDYPCISTGTTVINYVNGTKTVQQNLGFDFYSGAVTKTLSIDADGNRFMDSTTPAYRIYPEMGVKASNSANKNMLTQVAANYSFIVNASNNVLGLKAASINTWSNSANVLDPNYTVLQQNGGANGNVWRPRMTYTWAPEGQSQNGATAIGLFVGFNWSSQDDPQTQNTGWIKTGQVTLYDVFSHALEASDINSQFAATKMGYNHSKVMINGGPARYAELAYSGAEDNPVNSKFNGDINMGSAIQETAPVYVHTGSKSVKLNSGQTGFSYTVPIGSNGPSSTEIDPARDYFASVWIKSGNGTLVSNAGLYYSKGGTPVYGTVSSANPAGWQLATLKIPAAALNGGGTLTVGCYNNENGNIIYLDDLRFHPLNAGVNSYVYDNFTGELAYILDDNNFFTKFEYDDAGRLIKTYRETMVNGSRPVSEFQYHYPQFLYKNDAIVNESFTKNDCQGTNVTGSSILINIPEGQFTSSNSKEEANLQARAYAQQQANQQGTCNGVYVRIEYEEYYDLGGYDEYMTSAYPYIRAYKDAACTIPYTGSVTVSYRAQSQTSVYTSGDATRCTDRRANPQVITVTFNKAFLIGGGVKELISYTLYNPETSEAICNTSTYFEIVN comes from the coding sequence ATGCCAAGAAGAACGCATAGCCAAAAAACCATTGCGGCAACCTTGTTGCTGCTGATGTTGACAAATGTATTTGCGCCTACAGTATCCTATGCCCTTACCGCGGGCCCTACCGCTCCTGAGGTTACCAGCTTTGAACCCGTGGATACTACGGATCTGGTGAATCTGCAAACCGGTGACTTTACGTATAATATTCCTTTATTGGAAGTCCCGGGTCCTGATGGAGGGTATCCGCTTGCGTTATCCTATCATGCGGGCATACAGCCCAATGTAGAAGCAAGTTGGGTTGGCTTGGGTTGGACATTAAATCCAGGGGCTATTAATAGAAGCGTGAACGGGGAGCCTGATGACTGGCACGCTGTTACAAATAACCGGCAGGATTATTATGAAGGGGGCACCACTAAATCTTATAGTGCCGGTATAACTATCGGTTGGGGCGCGCTGCCGGTGAATGCGAGTGTTGGGCTTACATTTGCCAATGATACATACGATGGCTTCGGACTAGAGGGGTTTCAAACCGGACTGGATGTCGGTTATTCTTATGATTTGAAGGGAATCGGAAAAGTTGGGGCAAGAGTGGGTATTTCCAACACCCAAGGTGCACATGGGAGTTTGGGATTGACCAACAGCAAGGTGGGCGTATGGGGTGAGCTGGGGGTAGCAACCAATTTTAAGACGGTTGATGGATCTGTCAGCGGGGGAATCGGCTTTCTTGAGGCTTCTTTATCTACTTCGGGTGACAGGACGGTATCTATTGCAGGGTTAAATACCTCCCCGTCCGTAAGAACAAGCCAGGATGCGCCTATTCAGACTGAAGTTAAATCATATGGAATGAATATACCCACCCCCTGGTATTTTTCCGTAAGTCTAGGGTATAGTAAAATGAGGTATTGGATCGACAGGAATGAGTCGATAAGTGCTTATGGAAGTCTGTATCTGAATGACGGACCGGAAGATGTTAATAATATTTCTTATGATAGCTATTCGCTACTTGAGGATAATCTTACGGCATTTATAAGACAACCGGATGCAACAAAACATCAGGGAGGTTCGTTTCCGGAATTTGATAATTACAATGTGCTGGCCCAGGGTATTTCAGGATCGATTCGCCCCTATTATTTTCAGGGAAGTCTATTAGATATGAACCGGCTTACAGAAAGTGGCGGCAGATCTGTAAGATTTATGCGGACAATGCCAACGACCTATAACCCAAAATTTAGATTTGAAGGTGATTTTTCGAATACCTACCAGCAAAATTATCCCATGTACGGGTCGTCAATTCAATATAATATAACAACAGGTAGCCAACCGCCGCCATTTGATCCGAATCCCGTTTTTGGCGAACCCGGCAATCCATCTGCCGGTTATAGCCCAACAAATGGGCTGGCAGCTTCGCGAACTGTATCTGTGAATCAGTTTATAAAACCCAGCAAAGCTGCGGGTTATGACAGGAATGCCCGGTACCGTAGCAGTATGATAGAAGGTTTTTCTGTCACAAATGCTTCCGGGGTAACCTACCATTACGCGCTTCCTGCATATTGCTGGGGAGAAGAAATAACCCAGCACAAGCTGGATGAATCGCGGGGTGTTTTTTTAAACAGGAGTAGTAAACCCGGTTCGTATGCCTATTCGTGGTACCTGACTACTATTACCGGGCCCGATTTTGTAGATAGAAACGGCAATAATATTGCTGATGACCAGGACTGGGGATATTGGGTGAACTTCGAATACGGAAAATGGTCGAATAACTATAGCTGGAGAAACCCTGCAGAGGGCGCACATAAAGATGAAGATGAACAATGGGAGAATTGCTCAATGGGTAAAAAAGAAGTGTATTTTCTTAATTCGATAAGGACCAGATCACATGTTGCATTATTTGAAAAAAGTATCCGGAATGATGGAAAAAGCTCTTCTCCGGAAATTTTTGAGCAATTCGGAGGTACTGGCAATAATAAATATAAATATAAAAATGAGGGGGTATTTAACTTTAATAGTACGCAGAACCTCAAATTAGATCGGATTTATTTGTTGAATGCTTCGGATGCTCAGGTTGTTAATGAAGCTTCTGCAGCTAATAATCCTTATTATGTTGCACAGCGGAATAATAGTTTATATACCGAATGTGAGCTTCCCCAGAATGTTTTGGATAAGTCGGATGTTGATGCAGCAGGCCGGCAGACGATTGAGGACAAATCAATTAGAGTTATTGATTTTAAATATGATTATTCGCTTTGTAAGAGAACTGCAAATAGCTTTGATGCCATTAGCGGCTCATCTGTAAAAACGGGGAAATTGACACTGAATAAGCTCAGCTTTCTTGGTAAGGGCGGGCATAGTGTGCTGCCTGCAACCTCGTTTGAATATGACTTGCCCCTGAAAATAGTAAAAGGAAGTGTAATAAACGGGGCCTATGAACCCCAGCCCAAGGTCCCAGAACTAGGGGATATCCTCGTTACGAATGATGCGACTGAACAGTATGCGGGTGTTGTAGTAAGACTGGAACCCCAGCCACAGGGGAATTATAAATACATTTTGAAGGGCGGCGAGGTAGCCATCGACGATAATAAGACCTATAAAGTAACAAAGAATCCTCCTTATAATAAGAGCTTTTATGATAATTGGGGCATGTTTAGAGGATATTTTGACCCGTCACTGGGATATAAAAATGAAAACCTGGCGCGAATGGTTGATCCCGCGGCTGCGAAATGTGCAGATGCATGGAGTTTACGGAAGATAAGTACACCACAGGGGGGCAATATTTCCGTGAGCTACGAGCCAGACGACTATGGCGCTACGGCATTCGATAACAGTCCTAGTTTTATTCTATCCAATTTGTCTGATTTTAGCTTTGACAACAACAATAATCAGTATGGTTCTTTTTATTGCACTGTACAATCAGAAGGCTACAATTTAAAAGATTTTATTAAAGAAGGCGACCGGGTTAGATTTTCTATTTTAACCAGGGAACGCCAGGAATCCGGAGGAAGCGTTGTGGATATTCCCAGCAGTGATATTCTTGAAGGAACCATCACCGGTCTTAATTTTGCAACGGGTACATTCAGAATGACCAATGTGGACCGCCAACTATTCGTGCTTCGAAGTAGCACGGTGAAGTATATTAAGCTGGTTACAGGAAACCTTTATACCAGTCAAAATAAGGTAAAATATGGAGGAGGATTAAGAGTCGCGAAAATCTCCGTCGGTGATAATAGTGGGTCGATAGCAGAAACAAAATATGCTTACAGGGAAACAGGAGATGTAATGAAAAGCTCCGGCGTAACCTCGTATGAGCCCACAATTTTCCCCATCGGAGACTGGGCTCAAATCAATGCGGTTACCTATCCCAGGCCCTGGGGAGCGGATGAGGATCATGAAAAGGTTGCTTACTTTGAACAAATAAAACAGGTTTATAAAGAGCGCCTGTATAGGAATATTGACCGGCTTTATTTAATAGCAAGGGAATTGCCTTCGCCCGGAGTAATGTATCAATACGTTACGGTTACAAATAGCGTTAAAGATAATGCTACCAATACAGAAAGGATTGTTCCTTCTAAGAGAGTATACCAATTCGAAGTGCCACGGGAAAATATGGTTGACCGGCAAGTGGCGGCTGTACAGGAGAGCAACATCTCTGTACAAGAAGATTATCATCTTTTTGGGGATCATGACCCACATACATTCCACCAGCGTGCTGCAAATATTGTAATAAAAAAGTTCACAAGCGCAATTGGCAATTTAAAGCGTGTGATAGATTATGATAACACGGGTAAGAAACTAAGTGAAACGATCAATCATTATTTGCATGACGGATTGGAAAATTTACCAGCCAGTACTATTTTCGATCAATATAAATCGCGGTTAAGTAATTTTAAATACCAGGGATACTTGCAGGAGCGGAACTCCCAGGTGAAAATGGTCTATACGCCGGGATACAGAACTGATGTGCTGTCAACATTAAGCGGCCGGGAAGATTATCCGTGTATTTCCACGGGCACAACGGTTATTAATTATGTAAATGGTACCAAAACGGTTCAGCAGAATCTTGGGTTTGATTTTTATAGTGGAGCAGTAACCAAAACCTTAAGCATAGATGCAGATGGTAACCGGTTTATGGATAGTACAACGCCAGCATACCGGATTTATCCGGAAATGGGTGTAAAAGCCAGTAATAGCGCTAATAAAAACATGTTGACGCAGGTTGCTGCCAACTACTCTTTTATTGTAAATGCCTCCAACAATGTGTTGGGATTAAAGGCTGCTTCAATTAATACATGGAGTAACAGTGCAAATGTGTTGGATCCCAATTACACGGTACTTCAGCAAAATGGAGGAGCAAATGGCAACGTGTGGCGCCCCCGGATGACGTATACCTGGGCCCCGGAAGGACAATCGCAAAATGGAGCGACCGCAATTGGGTTGTTCGTTGGGTTTAACTGGAGTAGCCAGGACGACCCGCAAACCCAAAATACCGGATGGATCAAAACCGGGCAAGTGACTTTATATGACGTTTTTTCGCATGCCCTGGAGGCCTCCGATATTAATAGTCAATTTGCCGCTACAAAAATGGGATATAATCATAGTAAAGTGATGATTAATGGCGGGCCAGCCCGTTATGCGGAGCTTGCGTATAGTGGTGCCGAAGACAATCCTGTAAACAGCAAATTTAATGGCGACATTAACATGGGTAGTGCAATTCAGGAAACAGCCCCGGTTTATGTACATACCGGCTCAAAAAGCGTTAAGCTAAATAGTGGACAAACCGGGTTTAGCTATACAGTACCTATTGGCAGCAACGGCCCCTCGAGTACGGAAATAGATCCTGCCCGGGATTATTTTGCCAGTGTATGGATCAAATCCGGAAACGGAACCCTGGTGAGTAATGCGGGGCTCTATTACAGTAAAGGCGGAACTCCCGTTTATGGAACAGTTTCCTCCGCCAATCCTGCCGGCTGGCAGCTGGCTACACTTAAGATACCAGCAGCAGCATTAAACGGGGGCGGAACGTTAACCGTAGGTTGTTATAATAATGAAAATGGGAATATCATTTATCTTGACGATCTCCGATTTCATCCCTTAAATGCCGGGGTAAACTCCTATGTATATGATAACTTTACCGGGGAACTAGCGTATATACTGGATGACAATAACTTCTTTACAAAATTTGAATACGATGACGCCGGACGGCTTATAAAAACATATCGGGAAACAATGGTTAACGGCTCCAGGCCTGTAAGTGAATTTCAATATCATTATCCGCAATTTCTGTATAAGAATGATGCAATTGTAAACGAATCATTTACAAAAAATGATTGCCAGGGAACAAATGTTACCGGTTCCTCAATATTGATTAATATTCCGGAGGGGCAGTTTACTTCTTCAAATTCAAAAGAAGAAGCGAATCTGCAGGCCAGGGCATACGCACAGCAACAGGCCAATCAGCAGGGCACCTGTAACGGCGTATATGTACGGATTGAATATGAAGAATATTATGATCTTGGGGGCTACGACGAATACATGACTTCGGCGTACCCGTATATAAGGGCGTATAAAGATGCTGCGTGTACCATTCCATACACCGGTTCCGTTACTGTTTCTTATAGAGCGCAGAGCCAGACATCGGTATATACCTCCGGCGATGCAACCCGGTGCACAGACCGGCGGGCAAATCCTCAGGTAATCACCGTGACGTTCAATAAGGCATTCTTAATTGGAGGAGGTGTTAAGGAACTTATCAGTTATACCTTATATAATCCTGAAACATCGGAGGCTATTTGTAATACCTCTACTTATTTTGAAATTGTTAATTAA
- a CDS encoding RHS repeat domain-containing protein: protein MNKKILLCTWLVMLSLMMSAQQTSNSLPWIHTKNLKANNTANGEERIYFDNTGKVIQSQAKNITTDTTLVSQTIYDAYDRPAITTMSAPAGTGFEYRNNFVTDATGKPYDHTNFDDAKTDSPDAVGVQPGTLGWYYSSGNIKELRVPTTGYPYSRTDFYRDGTGNAKRTAGPGDAYKMGTNRDMSSYIAPVQNELNHYLQIRNKYFAEAELGAMPTSLAGKAFQSVAKDVNGKEQISITDQDGKVLMTALPGSELTVTHAVTIGGVVDYVYYSNNDYVGTALQSVSVNGGNIKIYTSSNGDPNGPWLQVYNGPAADIAGLGMIIYKPEIFKIESDVPFTINYDASGTTSTPVCRGCAAQLGKERASALYYFKVLADAPVQVSGSDYTLFDMKTEQPVTGFSGNGMLPKGYYKLVNNNNFYNVSLTYTNSYSDISYTFYNQLGQAVASIDPEGVSKLIANPNAYATKNDIPFLSTSEYNLRGQLIAATSSDGARSEFIYRRDGKLRFSQNAKQRPLGWFSYTNYDPWGRAIESGEYHPNGDVTFNGLKTNTAVLENKTLQGGLSAGTKVDWTRTTYDVEDNTHSLSGYTQTFVRGGVSTTEGPDSKTWYSYDEQGRSTWTIKRIRAMDNGNDKYFTEDYLYDSEGNLTKTIFQKNVSAETFVQYYEYDADERLSKAYTNTTDNAGTKILQAKLDYFLHGPVKRMEIGGNLQGIDYTYTLDGKLKAINHSKKGMDPGKDGMTGDHSGFLPDAFGEVLEYYDGDFTSNTLIGSNTSGSSGSAVYADLQVSSHDPQTTVYKATNSITFLPGFNSNGNSFSTQLGMPASGGTEDGSTPATNISIAINDGTPAQYGGQIRGMSWFSKKTAMAGVAETPNMYAYKYDNKYRFHTATWGGISNNAFSPQLGVNNETIPDQTGYDKHGNIKNLSRTDAAGTTVDNFQYNYTANTNRLESITQQTTGQTYASYQYDALGQLIAEVPGPAYGTAPAKYIDYNVSGLVTMVYSDAARSKKLVEYVYDEAGSRIKKISYNSTGGVIKTTFYIGDVIYEQNAGQALVQTEVPFSAGGRIGIYFRQSNAYRYEMQDHLGNVRAVLVKTNSGSTDYVVFRDYYPFGMEIGGRSYTDADGYRYGYQGQYAEKDPETGWNAFELRMYDSRVGRWLSIDPAGEFYSPYVAMGNDPANGVDPTGGFTDDPPAKELDNVTIRGYTNQWNRMNYRDWIQEWDFLGGKERGYEYYADILRNHHGTPKAWRFLNQVSDPNNVGYRERLQASKDEFQRVSGIIAKEAIIWFAGGEVVSLLSKGYKAYRAYRLLKATGVDKLTIEATTTAVEVGAAKAVHALAAETGSTALRKVGSVLESVDDVLTNPSLLQGQSYGYVRNMLSKSEGWVNSVMTKTRGADKGWVLRQVNSRGQETGRLIQYHPGSRRHFGGAPYWKVSNGANTFRFPAAN, encoded by the coding sequence ATGAATAAAAAAATCCTTTTGTGCACCTGGCTTGTCATGCTTTCGCTGATGATGAGCGCACAGCAAACAAGTAACAGTTTACCTTGGATCCATACCAAAAATCTGAAGGCAAATAACACTGCTAACGGAGAAGAACGTATCTATTTTGATAATACGGGAAAGGTTATTCAATCCCAGGCAAAGAATATAACTACGGATACGACCCTGGTATCGCAGACTATTTATGATGCGTATGACCGTCCGGCCATTACTACAATGTCTGCACCTGCTGGAACTGGCTTCGAATATCGGAACAATTTTGTAACCGATGCGACCGGGAAACCATATGACCATACCAATTTCGACGACGCCAAAACCGATAGCCCGGATGCAGTGGGCGTTCAACCGGGAACACTTGGCTGGTATTATAGCAGTGGTAATATAAAAGAATTAAGGGTTCCGACTACCGGTTATCCTTATTCCCGTACAGATTTTTATAGGGATGGCACCGGCAACGCCAAACGAACCGCAGGTCCGGGAGATGCCTATAAGATGGGCACAAACAGGGATATGAGCAGCTATATCGCCCCGGTGCAGAATGAACTCAATCATTACCTGCAGATCCGGAATAAATACTTTGCAGAGGCAGAACTGGGAGCGATGCCAACAAGTCTGGCCGGCAAAGCATTTCAGTCGGTAGCAAAAGATGTAAACGGAAAAGAGCAGATATCCATAACAGATCAGGATGGGAAAGTATTAATGACGGCATTGCCCGGCTCCGAACTGACCGTAACGCATGCTGTAACCATTGGAGGTGTTGTGGATTATGTGTATTACTCCAACAATGATTACGTAGGAACCGCATTGCAGTCGGTTTCGGTAAATGGCGGAAATATAAAGATATATACAAGCAGTAACGGAGATCCGAATGGACCCTGGTTGCAGGTTTATAACGGGCCGGCAGCGGATATTGCTGGTCTTGGAATGATCATTTATAAGCCGGAAATATTTAAAATTGAATCAGACGTTCCTTTTACCATCAACTATGATGCGTCGGGTACAACCAGCACTCCGGTTTGCAGGGGGTGTGCTGCGCAATTAGGAAAAGAAAGGGCCAGTGCGCTGTATTATTTTAAGGTACTGGCAGATGCACCGGTACAGGTTTCCGGATCCGATTATACCTTGTTTGATATGAAGACCGAACAACCGGTCACCGGTTTTTCGGGAAATGGTATGCTGCCCAAGGGGTATTATAAGCTTGTAAATAATAATAATTTTTATAATGTTTCGTTAACCTATACAAATTCGTATTCCGATATTTCCTATACCTTTTACAACCAGCTCGGTCAGGCCGTTGCTTCCATAGATCCGGAAGGGGTATCTAAACTGATTGCGAATCCAAATGCCTATGCCACAAAGAATGATATCCCGTTTTTGTCGACCAGCGAATACAACCTGCGCGGGCAGCTCATTGCCGCAACCAGCTCCGATGGTGCGCGGTCGGAGTTTATTTACCGCCGGGACGGCAAACTGCGGTTTTCCCAAAATGCCAAACAGCGGCCCCTGGGCTGGTTCTCTTATACCAATTATGACCCATGGGGTCGGGCTATTGAAAGCGGGGAGTACCATCCCAACGGAGACGTGACCTTTAACGGGCTCAAAACAAATACTGCAGTTCTGGAAAACAAGACCCTGCAGGGTGGATTGTCGGCCGGAACGAAGGTGGATTGGACCCGTACTACCTATGATGTGGAGGATAATACGCATTCCCTATCCGGTTATACGCAGACTTTTGTCAGAGGCGGGGTCAGTACTACGGAAGGGCCGGACAGCAAGACCTGGTACAGCTATGATGAGCAGGGCCGCAGTACCTGGACGATCAAGCGGATCAGGGCCATGGACAATGGAAACGATAAATATTTTACAGAGGACTACCTGTATGACAGCGAAGGCAATTTAACTAAAACTATTTTCCAGAAGAATGTATCCGCAGAAACCTTTGTACAGTATTACGAGTATGATGCGGACGAACGTCTTTCTAAAGCCTATACCAATACCACGGATAATGCCGGAACTAAAATACTACAGGCCAAACTGGATTATTTCCTGCATGGGCCGGTAAAGCGCATGGAGATCGGGGGCAATCTCCAGGGGATCGATTACACCTACACCCTCGACGGAAAACTGAAGGCCATTAATCATAGTAAGAAGGGCATGGACCCGGGTAAGGATGGGATGACGGGAGATCATTCCGGGTTTTTACCAGATGCCTTTGGGGAGGTGCTGGAATATTACGACGGCGATTTTACCAGTAATACGCTCATCGGCAGCAATACCAGCGGTTCCTCCGGTTCGGCCGTTTATGCCGACCTGCAGGTAAGCAGCCACGATCCGCAAACGACAGTATACAAGGCCACCAATAGTATTACCTTTTTACCGGGGTTCAACAGCAATGGCAACAGCTTCAGCACCCAGCTGGGCATGCCAGCCTCCGGCGGAACGGAAGACGGCTCTACGCCGGCCACCAATATCAGCATCGCCATCAATGACGGAACACCCGCTCAATACGGCGGGCAGATCCGGGGCATGAGCTGGTTCAGTAAAAAGACGGCCATGGCAGGTGTGGCGGAAACGCCCAATATGTATGCGTATAAATACGACAACAAATACCGCTTTCATACTGCCACCTGGGGCGGCATCAGCAATAATGCGTTTAGCCCGCAGCTGGGCGTAAACAACGAGACCATTCCTGACCAGACCGGCTACGACAAGCATGGAAATATTAAGAACCTGAGCCGCACGGATGCGGCCGGCACCACGGTTGATAACTTTCAATACAATTATACGGCCAATACGAACCGGCTGGAAAGCATTACCCAGCAAACCACCGGGCAAACCTATGCCAGCTACCAGTATGATGCATTGGGGCAGCTGATTGCGGAAGTGCCCGGTCCTGCTTATGGAACGGCCCCGGCCAAATACATCGACTATAATGTATCCGGACTGGTAACGATGGTATACAGCGATGCTGCCCGGTCAAAAAAACTGGTGGAGTATGTATATGATGAAGCTGGCAGCCGGATCAAAAAGATCAGCTATAACAGTACCGGCGGCGTTATCAAAACCACTTTTTATATCGGGGATGTGATTTATGAGCAAAATGCCGGTCAGGCCCTGGTGCAAACCGAAGTGCCCTTTAGCGCCGGCGGCCGCATCGGCATTTATTTCCGGCAGAGTAATGCCTATCGCTATGAAATGCAGGACCACCTGGGCAATGTAAGAGCTGTGTTGGTAAAAACCAACAGCGGCAGCACGGATTATGTGGTTTTCCGGGATTACTATCCGTTTGGAATGGAAATAGGGGGGAGAAGTTATACCGATGCGGATGGATACCGCTATGGATACCAGGGGCAGTACGCGGAAAAAGATCCGGAAACGGGTTGGAATGCCTTTGAATTAAGAATGTATGATAGTCGCGTGGGCAGGTGGTTAAGTATTGATCCTGCAGGCGAATTTTATAGTCCTTACGTGGCAATGGGTAATGATCCGGCGAATGGGGTCGATCCAACAGGAGGCTTTACGGATGATCCTCCGGCGAAGGAATTGGATAATGTTACAATCCGCGGTTATACAAATCAATGGAATCGCATGAATTACCGGGATTGGATACAGGAATGGGATTTTCTGGGGGGGAAGGAACGAGGATATGAATATTATGCTGACATTTTGCGTAATCATCACGGCACACCGAAAGCCTGGCGATTTTTGAACCAGGTATCCGATCCTAACAATGTAGGATATAGGGAAAGGTTGCAGGCAAGCAAAGATGAATTTCAGCGGGTTTCAGGGATAATAGCCAAAGAGGCGATCATTTGGTTTGCTGGTGGAGAGGTTGTAAGTTTGTTGAGTAAGGGATATAAAGCCTATAGAGCGTATCGTTTGTTAAAGGCCACGGGTGTAGATAAGCTCACGATTGAGGCAACAACCACAGCAGTGGAAGTTGGAGCGGCCAAGGCAGTTCATGCATTGGCCGCTGAGACGGGAAGTACAGCTTTACGCAAAGTCGGTTCTGTTTTAGAGAGCGTTGATGATGTCCTTACTAATCCTAGCCTATTACAAGGTCAATCTTATGGTTATGTTCGCAATATGCTAAGTAAGTCAGAAGGCTGGGTAAATAGCGTTATGACTAAAACCAGAGGAGCGGATAAAGGTTGGGTATTACGTCAGGTTAATAGTAGGGGTCAAGAAACAGGTAGATTAATTCAATATCATCCAGGTTCACGCAGGCATTTTGGTGGAGCTCCATATTGGAAAGTATCTAATGGTGCAAATACATTTAGATTTCCAGCAGCAAATTAA
- a CDS encoding prepilin-type N-terminal cleavage/methylation domain-containing protein, translated as MKTLRPQKTARYRYAAFTLTEVLVVLIIIGILVLLALPSLMPLISKAKSTEAKLQLEHVYTLERSYFFENSVYSNDLNAISFEQQQLTTGGGQANYKIEIIDASPKGFKARATAVVDFDGDGTFNQWEIDHNKKLVETVPD; from the coding sequence TTGAAGACACTCAGGCCCCAAAAAACTGCTCGTTACCGCTACGCTGCCTTTACTCTTACCGAAGTACTGGTGGTACTGATCATTATCGGCATATTGGTGCTATTGGCGCTGCCTAGTTTAATGCCGCTGATCTCCAAGGCCAAGAGCACGGAAGCCAAGCTGCAGCTGGAGCACGTGTATACCCTGGAACGGTCTTATTTTTTTGAGAACTCTGTTTATTCGAACGACCTGAATGCCATTTCCTTTGAACAGCAGCAGCTGACCACGGGCGGCGGACAGGCCAATTATAAAATAGAAATTATAGATGCGTCTCCAAAAGGGTTTAAGGCCCGGGCTACGGCCGTAGTGGATTTTGATGGGGATGGCACATTTAACCAATGGGAGATCGATCATAATAAAAAACTGGTGGAAACTGTTCCGGACTAA